The Castanea sativa cultivar Marrone di Chiusa Pesio chromosome 11, ASM4071231v1 genome contains a region encoding:
- the LOC142616752 gene encoding protein FAR1-RELATED SEQUENCE 11-like: protein MEYEELYDAPNNSRPSEQELPLEDFGDCELKSKPYVGMQFDSLDDVENFYKEFAKKEGPRKTKNALDNCLSRDDENRARRNCSSLRTGCEAMLRVMKNNKLQKWVVKGFDNNHNHGIISSKSVSYLRCHKKMSTAAKSLVEKFGEGLRTGKVAMMFNVGDQTFTTRDC from the exons ATGGAATATGAAGAGTTATATGATGCCCCAAACAATTCGAGACCATCAGAGCAAGAGTTACCGCTTGAAGATTTTGGTGATTGTGAGTTGAAATCCAAGCCATATGTCGGAATGCAATTTGACTCCCTTGATGATgttgaaaatttttacaaagaatttgCCAAAAAAGAAG GGCCGcgcaaaacaaaaaatgcattAGACAATTGTTTGAGCAGAGATGATGAAAACAGGGCCCGTAGAAATTGCTCAAGTCTTAGAACTGGATGTGAAGCAATGCTTAGGGTCATGAAGaataataagttgcaaaaaTGGGTTGTGAAGGGATTTGACAACAACCACAATCATGGTATTATTAGTTCAAAAAGTGTGTCATACCTCCGATGCCACAAAAAAATGTCTACTGCTGCTAAGAGTCTAGTTGAAAAATTTGGTGAAGGTCTTCGAACAGGAAAAGTTGCCATGATGTTCAATGTAGGTGACCAAACATTTACAACTAGAGATTGTTGA